In the Flavobacterium sp. 90 genome, TTATGCATATTGGTCGTGGTAGCGGCGCCAATAGTATTATTGCCTATTGTTTAGGAATTACCGATATCTGTCCGCTTGAACTTGATTTGTATTTTGAGCGCTTTTTAAATTTAAATCGAAAAAGTCCTCCTGATTTTGATATCGATTGGAGCTGGAAAGAACGCAATACAATTTTAGAATATATATTCGATAAATACGGTCGCGATCACGTTGCTTTTTGCGGAACTAATGTAGAATTCAAACATCGCTCTATTTTTAGAGAAGTCGGAAAAGTATTTGGTCTTCCGAAAGAAGAATTAGACATGTTAGCCAAAAATCCGATGGCATTACACGAAACCAATTCTATCGTAAAACTAGTTCAGGAATACAGTATTATGATGAATAAATACCCTAATCAACGTAGTATGCACGCTTGTGGTATTATCATTTCTGAAGAACCAATTACTAATTATACGCCGCTGGAAATGCCTCCAAAAGGATTCCCAATCGTGCTTTTTGACATGCATATTGCCGAAGAAATTGGTTTCGAAAAATTCGATATTTTAAGTCAGCGTGGAATTGGTCATATTGATGATAGTGTAAAACTAATTGAGAAAAACCGCGGAATAAAGGTTGATATTCGTAATACTTCGATTTCTAAAGACGAAGCTGTATGTAATATTTATTTGGCTCAAGGCCAAACTATTGGTTGTTTTTATATCGAAAGTCCAGCAATGCGTGGATTATTACGCCGACTGAATTGTGATAATTATAAAATTCTTGTTGCAGCTTCTTCTATTATTCGTCCCGGCGTGGCGCAATCCGGAATGATGAAAGAGTATATTTTTCGTCATAATAATCCGGATCAGTTTCAATATTTTCATGAAGTTTTTAAGGAACATCTTGGCGAAACTTACGGGATTATGGTGTATCAAGAAGATGTGATAAAAATTGCCCAACATTACGGTGGACTTCCAGCTGCTGATGGTGATATCCTGCGTCGTGCCATGTCCGGAAAAGGACGTTCTATGGAAGCTTTACAAAAAGTAAAAGATAATTTCTTCGCTTGTTGTGCCCAGAAAGGTCATCCCGAAGCACTTAGTCAGGAAATTTACCGCCAGATTGAATCCTTTGCCGGGTTTTCGTTTTGCAAAGCGCACTCGGCTTCTTATGCCGTAGAAAGTTACCAAAGTTTATATCTTAAGATTAATTATCCTGTAGAATTTATGACAGCGGTAATCAACAATCAGGGCGGATTTTACAGAACCGAAGTTTATGTTCACGAAGCGCGTATGTCCGGCGGAACAATTATGAATCCTTGTGTAAATAAAAGTGAATATCAAACTACCGTTTATGGAACTGATATTTATCTCGGTTTTATGCATTTGCAAAGTCTTGAATCTAAAACAGCTCATTTAATCGAATCGGATCGGGAGAAAAATGGTGATTTTCTTTCTTTAGAAGATTTTATCAATCGGATACCTATTGGAATTGAAAGCATGAAAATTCTAATATTTATAGATGCTTTTCGTTTTACAGGAAAAACCAAAAATCAGCTTTTGGTCATTGCCAGTTTGCTCTTAAACAACTTCAAACCCGAAAACAGAAGTTTGATGTTAATGCAGGAACCAGTAAAAGAATATAAACTTCCTACTCTGGAACGTTCTTTATATGAAGATGCTTTTGACGAAATCGAACTCTTAAGTTTTCCTGTATCATGTACGGTTTTTGATTTATTACAAACCAAATATCGAGGAAATATTATGGCGAAAGATCTTGTCATGCATCACAAAAAACAGGTTCGAATGTTGGCTTATCTAATCGCTCGAAAACAAGTTCCAACTAAAAAAGGAAATATGTATTTCGGGACCTGGATTGATCACGAAGGTTCTTATTTTGATACAGCGCATTTTCCGGATAGTTTGGCAGAATATCCTTTTCAGGGCGGAGGTTGTTATTTACTTTTAGGAAATGTAGAAGTTGATTATCATTTTCCAACAATCACGATTATCAAAATGGCTAAGATGCCTTTTATTCCTGATCCAAGATATATGGATGCCAAAGATCAATATAAAACCCAACAATTAATCAAGGAAGATGTTAGCCCTACGCATCGGGAACCTTATCCGCAAGGACATGAAATTAATTTGCCACGACATCGAATGAAATTTCAGAATACATAAATAATTGAGGCATAATTTTTTAAATAATAGAAGACGAAATTACGTTATATACAGATGAAAAAGCAAGAATACGCCATAGTAGATATCGAAACCACCGGTGGAAACGCCAGTGGCAGCCGCATTACCGAAATTGCCATTATCATTCATGACGGAGAAAACGTGATTGAACGATATGAAACGCTTGTGAATCCCGAAAAGGAAATTCCAATTTCGATTTTTGCCTTAACAGGAATTAATAATGAAATGGTAGCTAATGCGCCAATCTTTGATGATATTTCGGAGAAAGTACTAGAAATGCTTACAGATCGAATCTTCGTGGCGCATAATGTCAATTTTGATTATTCATTTGTTCGTCATCAACTCGAACAAGCAGGTTTTAAATGGACAGCCAGAAAGTTGTGTACCGTTCGCGCAGCCAGAAAAATCAGACCAGGTTTCTCCTCCTATAGTTTAGGAAAACTTTGTAATTCGCTTGATATACCTTTAGAAAACCAACATCGTGCCGGCGGAGATGCAGCTGCCACGGCAATATTATTTTCGCGATTACTCGAATGGGACGATGAAGGTCATATTGAACAAATGATCAAAAACACGGCACAAGATCAGCGTTTACCTCCTAATCTTCCGCCAGAAGATTTTGATAATTTACCTGAAAAACCGGGTGTATATTATTTTTATAATGAGGTAAATAAAGTAATCTATGTGGGTAAAGCGGTTAATATAAAAAAACGTGTTGCTTCTCATTTTAGCGGACACAAAATTAATCCGCAAAGGCAAAATTTCTTGCGCGATATTTACTCGATTTCCTTTGAAGTTTGTGGCAACGAATTGATGGCTCTTTTATTAGAATGTACCGAAATTAAACATCTTTGGCCAACTTATAACAGAGCTTTAAAACGATTTGAACCCAAATTTGGGCTGTATGAATATGAAGCCCGTAACGGATACAAATATCTCGCTATTGGAAAACTCAATAAATTTCAGTCTTGTATTGAGCATTTTAGTAGCTTACACGAAGCAACAAATATATTGCGAGGTTTGGCAGAACGATTTGACATTGATTATAGATTTTGCAAATATTCAAAACCTGAAGAAGGTGAAGTATTTCAAAATAAAGATAAAGATTTACCCGATGTTTCGCTCCACAATGAGCAAGTCGGCAATGCTATTGATTTTTTATTAAACAACAGACCTTCTTTTGCGATTATAGAAAAAGGAAGAACGGCAGGAGAAAGAAGTTGTATCTGGATAGAAAATGGTCATTTTTATGGTATGGGATATATTCCGTCAGATGTTGCGATTACTGATTCTTCAGAAATAAAAGATTATGCTACGCCTTATAAAAGCAATCAATACATTGTACAATTGATTTTTGCTTATGCGGAAAAAAATCCGCGAAAAGTTTTTTTCAATAAGAACTTGCTAAAATCAGGAATATGAAACTAATCTAATTTAAAAAATAGAGCTATAAACTAAAAGTATTGACTTATGACACTATTTAGCGATACCGAATTATTTGCCACAGGTTTAAAAGGAAAAAAAATATTTGACCTGCCTGATGCAGAACTTATTTTGATCGATAACTTTTTTACCAAAGAAGAATCTGATCGCTTTTATGAAAAAATACTTCATCAAACTAAATGGAGAGAATATGAAATGGAAATGTATGATAAAATTGTTACGGCTCCCCGAATGATTTCGTGGTATGAAGACAAAGATAATGTTGGAGCAGATCAAAATGGTCCAGATTGGACTTATAATTTATTAACGATTAGAGGCCGTGTCGAAAGAGAAACTCAGATTGAATTTAATAGTCTCTTGCTTAATTTATACCGAGATGGCAATGATGGTGTTTCGTGGCATAGCGACAAAGAACATAACTCGGGACCAAATCCAATTATTGCTTCGGTAACTTTTGGGGAAACCAGAATGTTCAGACTTCGTCATAAATTTCGCAAAGAAATTCCGCAAGTAGAAATTCCTTTGCATCACGGATCTTTTCTATTAATGGCGGGAACAACCAATAGTTTCTGGCAACATCAGGTTCCTAAAACAGCCAAAAATGTATTGCCACGAATCAATTTAACCTTTAGACGAACTAACCGAAGCGAATGATTTGTAAATCACTTAAAATGAGTTTTATTTTAACGCTGAAACGACGAGGAAAATTCCTCCTCTAAAAGTTAAAATACTCAGTACATGAACCTTTTATTAGGCAGAACCTATCTTTTTTACTACTTTTGCAACCTTTTTTTATATATACATTACTATAATGGCTTATTCAAACAATGATTTATTGCGCTTTTTAGATGCACAAAACAAACTTTATCTTACTGCTTTTTCTGAAATCAAAAAAGGAAAAAAAGAGACACATTGGATGTGGTTCATTTTTCCTCAGATTAAAGGATTAGGCTCAAGTGATACTGCAAATTATTATGCCATTAACGATCTCAAAGAAGCAACCGAATATTTAGAGCATCCTATTTTAGGGAAACATCTTATAGAAATTTCGGAGTTATTTTTGACTTTCAAACGAAAATCAGCCGATGGAATTTTAGGTGATTTAGATGCACGCAAATTACGTTCTTCTATGACGCTTTTCTCTTTGGTTGAAAATACAAATCCTGTATTTCAGGAAGTTTTAGAAGCTTTTTTCTCAGGAGAATCAGATCCTCTTACCTTATCTATTATTAATTCAACCATAAAATCATCTGTCGAAACTGAAATGGTGTAATTTATACTAACTTTTTCCAGATTATTTAAATTAAAAAGACACTGCGTTTTTTGCTTTTGCAAATTGGTAGTGTTTTTTTTTATGCCCACGGGTTTTACGGATTAAACGGATTTACATAGATTTCTGTTTTAAACTTTATATTTCTTGTTTTTAGATATAAAAAATGCCTTGTTTTTAGCAAGGCATTTTTTGTATTCTATTATTGAGTAATAAAAGATCAGCGTTAATCTGTTTAATCCGTAAAACCCGCGGATAAATCATATTTATACTTAGAAACTAAGTGTCTAAGCGACTTAGCACCTTTCCTTTAATCTTCTTTCGGTTTTGTTAGGTAATATACCGGAATTCCTGTTAGCATAATTAATACTCCCCAACCACAAGTTGAGAATTTTGTAATTAATAAAGAAACACAAATTGCCGCTGCGATCACAATATACAACATTGGCAAAAACGGGTATCCAAATGCCTTGTAAGGTCTTTCTAAATCCGGCATTTTTTTGCGTAAGATGAAGATTCCGTAGATTGTTAGTATATAAAAAATCAATACAATGATGATTACGAAATCTAATAAGTCTCCATATTTACCTGTCAAACATAAAGCCGAAGCCCAAATACATTGCGCCCAAAGTGCCCAAGCCGGAACACTTGATTTGTTTAAAACAGCTGCTTTTTTAAAGAACAAACCATCTTTTGCCATTGTATAATATACTCTTGCACCAGCCATAATTAATCCGTTGTTGCAGGCAAAAGTCGAAATCATGATCATAATTGCAATGATCAGTGTTCCAATGTTTCCAAAAATATAATGCGAAGCTACAACTGCTACTCTATCTGATTTTGCTGTTGCAATTTCGTTTAACGGAACTACAGCCAAGTACATCAAATTTGTCAGTACATAAATAATTGTCACAATAAAGGTCCCTAAAAATAAGCTGAAACCAACATTCCTTTTTGGATTTTTAATTTCTCCAGCGATAAAAGTCACACCATTCCAAGCGTCACTTGAGAATAAAGATCCAACCATTGCAGCAGAAATTCCCGTAATCAAAGCTGTTCCGCCAATTGGTAACCATGAACCACTTTCGGCATTATACGAACGAGGAGTCCAGGCATCTGTCCAGTTCGCATCCCAAATAGAAGCTTTTGCTCCTAATGTTAATCCGAAAACTATTAAACCTAATAATGACAGTATTTTGATAATCGTAAGGACAGTTTGAAGAATTTTTCCGTTTTTAACACCACGGCTATTAATAAAAGTCAGTAAGATAATGGTAACAATTGATACTAATTGTGCTGCATTGAGTTTAAAAGATCCCAATTCATAAAGTATATTTTCATCACTTAGCGGCTCATATAGATAAGCTGCGAATTTTGAGAATGCCACCCCAACAGCTGCAATGGTTCCGGTTTGAATTACGGCGAAAAAACTCCAACCGTATAAAAACGCGATTAGTTTATTATAAGCTTCTTTTAGATATACATACTGCCCTCCTGCTTTTGGGAACATTGCACTCAACTCTCCGTAACTTACTGCGGCTATAATTGTGATCAATCCTGAGATTAACCAAATTAGCGTTAACCATCCTGCAGAACCTACTTGTCTGGCGATATCAGCACTTACAATAAATATTCCGGATCCAATCATCGAACCTACAACAAGCATGGTTCCGTCTAATAATCCGAGTTCTCTTTTAAAATTTTCCTGGTCGTTTTCTTGCATTATTTTGGTTTTTGGGTTGGTTAAAGATATACTTTTTTCTGAGATTGTATAACTCTGATTATTAGTTTATATCTAATTCTTGATGTTCTGTTTTGTTCTTAAAATGCAAATTAACGAAATCGATATAATTACAAAATAGTATAGACCGATTTTCCTTTAAAATTGACCGAAAATAAAATCTCATCAAACTACTAGATATTTAATGTAAAAACATTAAACCTTAAAAAAACAGAAAACTGTTTTTTTAATCATTCTAAAAGTGCCCTCCAACGAAAGTAACAAAGCTCTAAAAAAAACCTAAATCAAGGCTTTAATAAGTTAAACAAAAACAACTAATTAATTGCATTATAATTTATTAGTCAAAAGTATTTAAAATTAGTTGCATTAACTCTTTTTTTTAAATCAAAAGTTAAAACTGATTTTTACAAACAACAAACCAAAACACAAAAAACTGATTACCAATTATTTAAATGACAAAAATACATTTATCAGATAATTTAACAAGAAAAAATAAATCATCCGTTAAACTCTATTCTTTTTTTGCTAAATTTGATACAGGAGTTAATCGGCCTTAAAATTTCAAATATTTCATTAACAATTGTTTATACTTTTAATAAAAAAAAACATAATCCCAAAAAAGATTATAAAAACAGAGAAGAACCACTTACAAAGCAAACTTTGCAAGACAGAAGACTAATTATTAACCTACAAATTCAAAAATTATGTTTAAGGTCAATTTTTTCAGCAAACTGCGTTTCCCAAATGTTTTTATTCTTTTATTAATCGTATTTATTTCTTGCGCTTTATTAATTTGTATTAACATTTTTACGATCAAAATCTTATCCGCTAACAGAGCATATGTTAATGGCGAATCACATTATTCAAAAGGTCAAAAAGATGCTTCACGCCACCTTATAACTTATCTTTTTACCAAAGACAAGAATCAGTGGAAATTGTATCAGGAGGAATTAAAGGTTCCGCAAGGAGATGGTATTGCCCGCGAAACACTTATGAAAGCCGGCGACAATGAAGTTGCCCGAAAAGCACTACTTGTTGGCAGAAATCATCAGGAAGATCTTGATGATTTGATTTGGCTATTTGTGAACTTCAAACAGGTTTCTTATTTATCAAAAGCAATAAATGAATGGGGTCAGGGAGATCAATTAATCTTTAAATTATTTGTTATTGGCGAACAAATCAATGCCAAAATAAATCACAATATCCTAAGTATTGAAGATCAGAAAAAATTCCTTCAGGAAATTAGTGTCATAAGTGATAAACTAACTATTAACGAACGAAATTTTTCGAATACATTAGGAGAAGGAACCCGCAAAATCAAGTTTTTACTAACCATTTTCAATGTTATTTTCATCTTGATTATAGTTTGTAGTGTTTGCCTATATTATTCGATAATGGTAAAACGCTTATTATTTTCAAAGAAAGAAACCGAAGCTAAAAACGAAAATCTGATTCTTGTCAATCATGAACTTGATCGCTTTGTTTATAGCGCCTCACATGATTTAAGATCGCCTATAACTTCTTTAAAAGGTTTAATTGAAATTACACAATTGGAAGATGATGTTGATCAAATTAAAGATTATCTAAGTTTAATGTATCAAAGCCTCACAAAGCAAGATCAATTTATTAGCGACATTATTGATTACTCAAAAAATAAACGAAAATTAATTATAGTAGAACCTGTGAGTTTACAAGACTTGTTCAATGAAGCTATCTCACAATTGATGCATATTGAGAATGCAAACAGAATAACTTTTAGACAAGAATTACTGATTGATCAAATTCAGAGTGATGGTTTACGTCTAAAAATCATTATCAGTAATCTAATTTCTAATGCTATAAAATATGCTGATAATAGTAAACAGGAAATGTTTATCTCTATAAAAACTTATATTCAGGAAGGCTTTAATAAAATTGAAGTTGCCGATAACGGAATTGGCATCAACGATGAATTTAAGGATTATATTTTTGAAATGTATTATGGTACAAATAAAAACAAAGGATCTGGTTTAGGTCTTTATATTGTAAAAGAAGCTGTCGAGAATATTAAAGGAAACATTTCCGTGTTTTCAGAAAGCAATATCGGCAGTAAGTTTATTGTAACAATTCCTAACGCCTATGGAACTTAATTCTTTGTTTTTATTAATTGAAGACAACCTGATTGACCAGCTTGTTACGAAACAATTACTAAAAAAAGTTTTTAGTATTGAACAAGTATCTATTGCAAATAATGGAAAAGAAGGAATTCAATGGCTTAACAATAACAAAAGAATTAACCACCAACCACTTATCATCTTGCTAGACATTCAAATGCCAATTATGAATGGCTTTGAGTTTCTGGATGAATTTCACAAACTCAGTAAAGATGCAAAAAAAGGAGTTCAGATTTATGTACTTTCTTCAACCTTAGATGCTGACGAAATTAAACTAATAGAAGAAAATGAGTATGTAACTGATTTTTTAAACAAACCATTCCCAATTGAGGAATTGAAAACTAAGTTTTTATAGCTGAAAAACTATTGTAAAACGCGATTTACTTGCGAAAAGGTTCTTCCGTAATAAGGTTCTTTAGTTGAAGAAATCATTACGCCACCGTGTGTTGAAGAATGAACAAATTTAATTTCTCCGTCCAAAACCTCAACTACCATTCCAACATGGTTGATATGCCTTCTTCCATTGGTTCTAAAGAAGATTAAATCTCCTTTTTGCGCTTCTTCTGAATTGACTTTCATTCCAATTCTAGATTGCTCGATAGAACTTCTTGGGAGCTTAATATCAAAATTATTAAAAGTACAAATCATTAATCCTGAACAGTCAAACCCTGCTTTTGTGGTTCCGCCCGATCGATATCTTATCCCAATATTATCAGTTGCATTTACAATCAATTGATTTACTAAATCCGAATGATTACTTACTCTAAATATTGTAGTGGTATCTTTTTTAATTTCCGAATTATCAGCAATCTGACCCGAAGTTGCTAAATTATCATTAATTGCCGGAGTTGTTGACAAACCTGCTGCGGCATCAGCTTTTTCTTTTGTAGTACGAATTTTTAATACATAACCTACCGCTAATTTTCCTTTGATAAACGGATTTTGCTTTTCCAGTTCTTTAACTGTTATTCCGTATCGTTTAGCAATTGCATATTTTGTTTCTTTTGGCTGAACTTCAACTGCAACTTCTACATTTGTTGTTGCAGGAACAATTTCTGGTTTTGCAGCTTCTGAAGTTGTTCCGGTATTTTCTGCAACCTGAGTTTCAGAAGCAACAGAACTATCTTTTATCAGCTGATCTGCTTTTTCTTTTGATGTTCTAATTTTTAAAACAGATCCTACAGGCAACTTTCTTTTAATTGATGGATTTTGGCGTTCTAATTCTGCAACTGTTATTCCGTATTTTTTAGCAATCAGATATTTCGTTTCTTTTGGTTTTACCTCAACAATAACCTCGACATCTGTAGAAGGAATTATTTCTGGTTTCTCTAGATTTTGCTTTTTCGTTGTCTTTTCATTTGACACAATAGCACTAGACGGAATATTAAGCTTCTGTCCTATCTTCAAAGCTTCACTTTCCAATGAAGGATTTGCTTTTTTTAAATCATCGACAGAGATATTGTATTTTTTTGAAATTACCCAGAGATTTTCTTTTTCCTGCACTTCGTGCAAACCTGGATTTGATGTTGCTGCGGGAGTTGTATTGGCAGCAATTTCAGTTTTTTTCGTAGTAGCTTTTTTATTGTTATTCGGAATTAACAAGACCGAATTTAATTTTAGAACTTTGGGTGCATTGGGATTGGCTTCTTCAATGTCTTTAGTTTTTACACCATATTTTTTAGCAATTACAGATAGATTTTCTCCTTTTGATATTTTGTGCTTGATAAACTTTTCCTGAGAAAAAACACCAACGCTGAAAAAAAACAATACTATAATTAATCTAAAAACCATACCTATTAAAGTTTAATGAATACTTTTTTAAGTTAAGACAATATTTTAAACTCAAAAAGAGCAAATATATTACCCAAAAAGGCTAATTTAACTTTTTAATATAAAACATAAACGTTTTTTAACAACTAATTTAATTGAAATTAACAGACTCGGCACAGAAATTGAGCCAACATTTTGAAACACTACACTTTATACAAATAAGTATTTTTTAATGGTAAACTAACCCATAAACCGAAAACTTGTGAAAAAACTACTCCTTATTATCTTTTTTCTGCCATTAATAACAATAGCTCAAAATATAAAAGGCATTATTTTTTCTCAAAAAACAGATCTTCCTATTGAAGACACTAATGTTTTTGCTCTATCGAGTAACACCGGAACTTTATCAAATGTAAAAGGTGAATTTGCATTAAAACTTGACACCAAATTTAAAGACAGTGACACTTTACAGTTTTCTCATATTGGCTTTATTACCACAAAAATCTCCATAACTGATTTAAAGAAATTAGATTTTAAGGTTTCTCTTCCTGAAGATGTCGAAAATTTATCCGGAGTGACCATTTCCGCAAATCAGAAACTGACTTTGAAATCGAAACTTTCCTTTAAGAAGCTTTCAGCTTTAAAGAATCCAGTTTTTGCATTTGGTTCTTTTTTGAAAGATGAAAAAATTTATGTTATTGGTGGAGATGCTTCTTTTGATTCGGATGCTTTTAAAAAAGTCCGATTAGAAAAGCCTGATTTTTCTTTAAAAGATTATTTAGATGAAATAAAATACAACACAACTCTTTTTTATTATAAAGGAGATTTTTCGACCTATAATATTAAAACAGATTCCTGGGAAGTTTCCAATTTAAAATTTAAGAAAAGAGCATTTCATAATATTCACTTCTATAATAACTCTATATACGTTCTTGGAGGAAAGAGAATTTCTGTAAACGGAAAATTCGAATATTTGCAAGATCAAATTGAAGTTTTAGACCTTGACAAACAAACTATTAAAACTGACAACACAAATCCGCATCAAGCTGCTAATTTTGCATCTTTTCTTTATAAGGATAATATTATTGTAATGGGTGGCTCTGTAAAAATGTCCGAAAAAGGTAAAAAAGATTTTTCGAATAAGATGCACTTATACAATCTTACTTCGGGATATTGGTATGAACTAGACAATATGTCAACAGCAAAAGAAGCCACCGGAATTCTAATCGACGACAAAATTTATCTCATTGGCGGCAACAACGGAAATCCTATTTCTCAAATCGAATCTTTTGATTTAATTTCACAAAAATGGCAAATCGAAGGTGAATTATTTTCAGGATTAGAAAGACCCGCTATCACTTATCACGATAACATCATTTATATTTTTGAAAATCAAAAAATGCTTGTGTACGATCTAAAAACTAAACAACTAAAAGAATACATAGTTGAATTAGGCTTGCAACTTTCGGCTATGTATTATGATACTAATAAATTGTATATTTTAGGAGGACGTACTGAAAACGAATATTCTACAATACCTTCTGCAAATGTATTCAGCATTGATACAGAGGAATTTAAAACTACACAACCTAACAGAATTAAAGTTTTATCTGGGGGATCAATTTTACCTAAAGCAGATTAATAAGACTGATAGAGTTATCTAAAAAACGTCTTTTCTTATACAAATCAGAGCCCTAGCCCAGATAGAAGCGGCATCCTTTTATTTTTTTCTTTAAAAAATAAAAGATATAGTGAATAGCTGGAAATAGCTCCTAAACAAAAACAAAAAAAAACGCCCTGTTTTCACAGAGCGTTCTTGGTATAATTGAATCTTAAAGATTAAGCTTTTCCGGCAGCAATTAAGTTTAATGCTGAACCTGCAACGAACCAGCCAATTTGACCTGCATTGTAAGTATGGTTTGCCAAGATTATATCTTTTGTACCATTTGCATGAACGAATTCTAATGTTAATGGTTTTCCCGGAGCGAATTCAGTTAAATCAGTAAAATTGATTGTATCGTCTTCCTGAATTTTATCGTAATCAGCTTCGTTTGCGAATGTTAATCCTAAAAGTCCTTGTTTTTTAAGGTTTGTTTCATGAATACGGGCAAAAGATTTTACCAATACCGCTTTAACCCCCAGGAAACGTGGCTCCATTGCAGCATGCTCACGTGACGAACCTTCGCCATAATTGTGATCTCCAACAACGATAGACGGAACTCCAGCCCCTTTATAAGCACGTGCTACAGCAGGAACGGCATCGTAAGTACCTGTTAATTGATTTTTTACTGAGTTTGTTTTTTGGTTGAATGCATTTACAGCACCAATCAACATATTGTTTGAAATATTATCTAAATGTCCGCGGAAACGTAACCATGGTCCAGCCATAGAAATGTGATCTGTTGTACATTTTCCGAATGCTTTGATTAACAATTTTGCACCTGTAATGTTTTTACCATCCCAAGCATCAAACGGAGCTAATAATTGCAAACGCTCTGATGTTGGACTAACCACAACCTGAACTCCTGAACCGTCTTCTGCAGGAACCTGGAATCCTGGATCTTTTACATCAAATCCTCTTGGAGGCAATTCGTCTCCTGTTGGTGCTTCAAGCCTTACTTCTTCTCCATCTTCGTTGATTAACGTATCTGTTAAAGGGTTAAAACCAAGATCTCCCGCAATTGCCATTGCAGTAACCAATTCTGGCGAACCTACGAAAGCTAAAGTGTTTGGGTTACCATCTGCACGTTTTGAGAAGTTACGGTTGAAAGAGTGAACGATTGTATTTCTTTCTTCTTTCTCTGCTCCATCTCTATCCCACATACCAATACATGGTCCGCAAGCATTTGCAAAAACGGTTGCTCCAATTTTTTCAAAAGTATCAATAAATCCGTCTCTTTCGATTGTATAACGAACAACTTCTGAACCTGGAGTAATTGTAAACTGAGATTTAGTTTTTAAATTTTTAGCACTTACTTGTCTTGCCAAAGAAGCTGCACGCGAGATATCTTCGTAAGATGAGTTTGTACATGAACCAATTAAACCAACCTGAATTTGTAACGGCCAGTTATTTTTGATTGCTGTTTCTTTCATTTTAGAAATTGGCGTAGCTAAATCCGGTGTAAATGGTCCGTTTAAGTGTGGCTCTAATTCTGTTAAATTGATTTCGATAA is a window encoding:
- a CDS encoding DUF1810 domain-containing protein, which encodes MAYSNNDLLRFLDAQNKLYLTAFSEIKKGKKETHWMWFIFPQIKGLGSSDTANYYAINDLKEATEYLEHPILGKHLIEISELFLTFKRKSADGILGDLDARKLRSSMTLFSLVENTNPVFQEVLEAFFSGESDPLTLSIINSTIKSSVETEMV
- a CDS encoding alpha-ketoglutarate-dependent dioxygenase AlkB, whose product is MTLFSDTELFATGLKGKKIFDLPDAELILIDNFFTKEESDRFYEKILHQTKWREYEMEMYDKIVTAPRMISWYEDKDNVGADQNGPDWTYNLLTIRGRVERETQIEFNSLLLNLYRDGNDGVSWHSDKEHNSGPNPIIASVTFGETRMFRLRHKFRKEIPQVEIPLHHGSFLLMAGTTNSFWQHQVPKTAKNVLPRINLTFRRTNRSE
- the dnaE gene encoding DNA polymerase III subunit alpha, which encodes MYLNCHSFHSLRYGTIPLDKLIDQGVSCGVKAMALTDINTVTGIYDFIRACDKKGIKPLVGIEFRSNHQFRYIGLAKNTEGLGEMNRFLTDHNFSGETLPLIAPEFESVFVIYTLENAPKELRENEFIGVCPDEVLKLLTSGHKNKIAKMVVLQSVTFSNKREFNLHKILRAIDTNIILSKLTEVDYCKTSEKMLPLESLLPYYEKYPEIIANTQQIIDSCNFEYDFKTPKNKKFFTENRESDIAKLRELAYDGLLWRYGKENTLAKTRIEKELKVVDELEFSGYFLITWDIVRYSNSLGFMHIGRGSGANSIIAYCLGITDICPLELDLYFERFLNLNRKSPPDFDIDWSWKERNTILEYIFDKYGRDHVAFCGTNVEFKHRSIFREVGKVFGLPKEELDMLAKNPMALHETNSIVKLVQEYSIMMNKYPNQRSMHACGIIISEEPITNYTPLEMPPKGFPIVLFDMHIAEEIGFEKFDILSQRGIGHIDDSVKLIEKNRGIKVDIRNTSISKDEAVCNIYLAQGQTIGCFYIESPAMRGLLRRLNCDNYKILVAASSIIRPGVAQSGMMKEYIFRHNNPDQFQYFHEVFKEHLGETYGIMVYQEDVIKIAQHYGGLPAADGDILRRAMSGKGRSMEALQKVKDNFFACCAQKGHPEALSQEIYRQIESFAGFSFCKAHSASYAVESYQSLYLKINYPVEFMTAVINNQGGFYRTEVYVHEARMSGGTIMNPCVNKSEYQTTVYGTDIYLGFMHLQSLESKTAHLIESDREKNGDFLSLEDFINRIPIGIESMKILIFIDAFRFTGKTKNQLLVIASLLLNNFKPENRSLMLMQEPVKEYKLPTLERSLYEDAFDEIELLSFPVSCTVFDLLQTKYRGNIMAKDLVMHHKKQVRMLAYLIARKQVPTKKGNMYFGTWIDHEGSYFDTAHFPDSLAEYPFQGGGCYLLLGNVEVDYHFPTITIIKMAKMPFIPDPRYMDAKDQYKTQQLIKEDVSPTHREPYPQGHEINLPRHRMKFQNT
- a CDS encoding exonuclease domain-containing protein — its product is MKKQEYAIVDIETTGGNASGSRITEIAIIIHDGENVIERYETLVNPEKEIPISIFALTGINNEMVANAPIFDDISEKVLEMLTDRIFVAHNVNFDYSFVRHQLEQAGFKWTARKLCTVRAARKIRPGFSSYSLGKLCNSLDIPLENQHRAGGDAAATAILFSRLLEWDDEGHIEQMIKNTAQDQRLPPNLPPEDFDNLPEKPGVYYFYNEVNKVIYVGKAVNIKKRVASHFSGHKINPQRQNFLRDIYSISFEVCGNELMALLLECTEIKHLWPTYNRALKRFEPKFGLYEYEARNGYKYLAIGKLNKFQSCIEHFSSLHEATNILRGLAERFDIDYRFCKYSKPEEGEVFQNKDKDLPDVSLHNEQVGNAIDFLLNNRPSFAIIEKGRTAGERSCIWIENGHFYGMGYIPSDVAITDSSEIKDYATPYKSNQYIVQLIFAYAEKNPRKVFFNKNLLKSGI